One window of Dyadobacter sandarakinus genomic DNA carries:
- a CDS encoding ABC transporter ATP-binding protein, giving the protein MKALKYLNQYLWKYKWYLILGTVFTIISNLFGIIPAQLVRYALDLVLETLDVYYLFNGTGLQTGVYDIFAFSILLYGLLILVMALLKGIFLFLVRQTIIVMSRHIEFDLKNDIYSHYQTLPASFFRRHNTGDLMARISEDVSNVRIYLGPALMYGMNLIVLFFLVISYMVSVSAKLTFYVLLPLPVLSLSVYIVNSMIMKRSQAIQKQLSGLSTFVQEAFSGIRVIKSFVQEDHSFSNFRKEAEDFKTKSLNLTMVDAFFYPIILLLIGLSNILIIYVGGQEIIGGNLTAGNITEFILYVNMLTWPVMALGWTTSQIQRAASSQGRINEFLDEKTTLVSDKNLIHSIAGGITFQNVNFVYPDSGIHALQDFNLDVKSGESVAILGTTGSGKSTLAHLLCRLYDPTSGEIRIDGIPMKDYDVHAFRRQIGYVPQDVFLFSDSIQNNVRFGTLNMPFERVEQAVKDADLYKNIMDFPSGFETMLGERGITLSGGQKQRLSIARAIARDPRILVLDDCLSAVDTNTENIILNNLKRIMENRTSVIISHRVSSAKLADRIVVLDEGRIVEQGTHAELMALNATYKELYEKQLIAEEV; this is encoded by the coding sequence TTGAAAGCATTAAAGTATTTAAATCAATACCTCTGGAAATATAAATGGTACCTTATTCTGGGTACTGTTTTTACCATCATTTCAAATCTTTTCGGGATCATACCGGCCCAGCTCGTACGGTATGCACTCGACCTGGTACTTGAAACCCTGGACGTATATTACCTCTTCAATGGTACAGGTCTTCAGACCGGCGTCTATGATATTTTTGCATTCAGCATCCTGCTCTATGGATTACTGATCCTGGTGATGGCTCTGCTGAAAGGAATTTTTCTGTTCCTGGTGCGGCAGACGATCATTGTGATGTCACGGCACATCGAGTTTGATCTGAAAAATGATATTTACAGCCACTACCAGACACTTCCCGCAAGCTTTTTCCGCCGCCATAATACGGGTGACCTCATGGCGCGCATTTCTGAGGATGTGAGTAATGTGCGCATCTATCTGGGTCCGGCGCTGATGTATGGCATGAACCTCATTGTGCTGTTTTTTCTGGTTATCTCTTATATGGTTTCCGTTAGTGCGAAGCTGACGTTTTATGTACTGCTGCCGCTGCCGGTGCTGTCGCTGAGCGTATACATTGTTAACAGCATGATCATGAAACGGTCGCAGGCCATTCAGAAGCAACTTTCCGGGCTGTCGACGTTTGTACAGGAAGCCTTTTCGGGCATCCGGGTGATCAAGTCATTTGTACAGGAAGACCATTCATTTTCCAATTTCAGGAAAGAAGCAGAAGACTTCAAGACCAAATCGCTGAACCTGACGATGGTGGATGCTTTTTTCTATCCCATTATCCTGCTTCTGATCGGGTTGAGCAACATTCTGATCATATATGTAGGAGGTCAGGAGATTATTGGCGGCAACCTTACAGCAGGAAACATTACCGAATTTATCCTGTACGTGAATATGCTTACCTGGCCGGTGATGGCGCTTGGCTGGACAACCAGCCAGATCCAGCGGGCAGCTTCCTCGCAGGGACGTATCAATGAGTTTTTAGATGAAAAAACTACGCTTGTTTCGGATAAAAACCTCATCCACAGCATTGCAGGCGGTATTACTTTCCAAAATGTAAACTTTGTGTACCCGGATTCGGGTATCCATGCTTTGCAGGACTTTAATCTGGATGTAAAATCAGGAGAATCCGTGGCCATTCTTGGCACAACCGGCTCCGGAAAAAGTACGCTGGCACACCTGCTTTGCCGCCTCTACGATCCTACCAGCGGCGAAATCCGCATTGACGGTATTCCGATGAAGGACTACGATGTGCATGCATTCCGGCGCCAAATCGGGTATGTACCCCAGGATGTTTTCCTTTTTTCTGATTCTATCCAAAACAACGTACGGTTCGGAACATTGAATATGCCTTTCGAGCGCGTGGAGCAGGCGGTCAAAGATGCTGATTTGTACAAAAACATCATGGACTTTCCGAGTGGTTTCGAGACCATGCTGGGCGAGCGTGGTATAACACTTTCAGGGGGACAAAAACAGCGTTTATCCATTGCACGCGCCATTGCACGTGATCCAAGGATACTCGTACTTGATGATTGCCTTTCGGCTGTGGATACCAATACCGAGAACATTATCCTGAACAACCTGAAACGCATTATGGAAAACCGGACTTCGGTGATCATATCGCACCGGGTATCATCTGCCAAGCTCGCCGACAGGATTGTGGTTCTGGACGAAGGCCGCATTGTAGAGCAGGGAACGCACGCCGAGCTCATGGCCCTCAATGCTACCTACAAAGAACTGTATGAAAAACAGCTGATTGCGGAGGAGGTTTAG
- a CDS encoding type II toxin-antitoxin system VapC family toxin, with protein sequence MGVKYLWDTNTAIYYLQQQFPPATEALIDDIVDRFEIVISVITEIELYCWKTASQQDINLIHQFVSDCTVVELEKNIKLKTADLRKSCRIKLPDAVIAATACVYGLTLLTANVRDFRSIENLQVLNPFLI encoded by the coding sequence ATGGGAGTAAAATACCTCTGGGACACCAATACAGCTATATATTATCTGCAACAACAATTTCCTCCCGCTACTGAGGCATTAATTGATGATATTGTCGATCGATTCGAAATTGTTATATCTGTGATTACAGAAATTGAACTGTATTGTTGGAAAACCGCTTCACAACAAGATATTAATTTGATCCATCAATTTGTGAGTGACTGTACGGTTGTGGAACTTGAAAAAAATATCAAGCTAAAAACTGCCGATTTGCGTAAGTCCTGCCGGATCAAATTACCTGATGCTGTTATTGCTGCAACGGCATGTGTATATGGACTTACACTCCTTACTGCCAATGTTCGCGATTTCAGGTCCATAGAAAACTTACAGGTACTTAATCCATTTTTGATTTAG
- a CDS encoding LexA family transcriptional regulator — protein sequence MAVDQEFKRFKQIREELNLTQAAFAEELGISTTTADIERGKTRIPGQVVKELLRRYYINPLWLYGDSSQKYLNMDKVPVQPRVVTVDQLGKDNIVLVNAKAAAGYPHNIGDAQWFEKLPAFSIPLPEYRNASFRGFQVDGDSMLPVLQSGEWIVGKAVEDWSDINNKQIYVVVTADSILVKKVNKTEDGLSADLISLNFGYDPIRVSRDDVQELWAVSSKFTFDLTDNAQNVSLQGIYQEMKVLRQEVKRAMERN from the coding sequence ATGGCAGTTGATCAGGAGTTTAAACGTTTTAAGCAGATCAGGGAAGAACTCAACCTTACGCAGGCGGCCTTTGCCGAGGAGCTCGGGATTTCCACGACGACTGCGGACATTGAGCGGGGTAAGACGAGGATACCGGGGCAGGTAGTGAAAGAGCTGCTCAGGCGATATTACATCAATCCGCTCTGGCTTTACGGCGACAGTAGTCAGAAGTACCTGAATATGGACAAAGTGCCTGTACAACCCCGGGTTGTGACCGTGGATCAGCTTGGCAAGGACAACATTGTACTGGTAAATGCGAAAGCAGCTGCGGGCTACCCGCACAACATTGGCGACGCTCAGTGGTTTGAGAAGCTGCCTGCGTTTTCAATTCCTCTGCCTGAGTACCGGAATGCTTCCTTCCGCGGATTTCAGGTGGATGGTGACAGCATGTTGCCGGTGCTGCAATCCGGCGAGTGGATCGTGGGAAAAGCCGTGGAAGATTGGTCGGATATCAACAACAAGCAGATATACGTGGTGGTAACTGCGGACAGTATTCTGGTTAAAAAGGTCAATAAAACGGAAGATGGACTGTCGGCAGATCTGATCTCGCTCAACTTTGGCTATGACCCGATAAGGGTGAGCCGTGACGATGTGCAGGAGCTCTGGGCAGTCAGCAGTAAGTTTACATTTGATCTTACTGACAATGCACAAAATGTAAGCTTACAGGGCATTTACCAGGAAATGAAGGTCCTGCGCCAGGAGGTAAAACGCGCGATGGAGCGGAATTGA
- the dinB gene encoding DNA polymerase IV has product MDRTILHMDLDTFFVSVERKHNASLKDKPVLVGGTGDRGVVAACSYETRRFGVHSGMSMKMARVLCPEATVIRGDAGTYSQESKVISEIIQEAVPVFEKASIDEFYADLTGMDKFYSSYKMATELRAKIKNESGLPISFGLSTSKVVSKVATGEAKPDNHRQVGVGEEKSFLAPMLIRKIPMVGDKTDKILYNMGVKYVRTIQDMPVEMLTEVLGKNGTLLWNRANGFDNSPIIPFHERKSISNERTFGKDTGDVKRMREMIRAMAENLAYQLRNGNKLTSCVSVKIRYSDFNTFSRQLKIPYTSADHMLIPQTERLFEQLYNRRMMVRLVGVSFSDLVTGNYQINLFDDTAELMNLYQAMDHIRNKYGTDKRGNSILSWGTTIDIPNIASIGNPFNGEPPVVPAHRNT; this is encoded by the coding sequence ATGGACCGCACGATACTTCATATGGATCTTGATACATTCTTTGTATCGGTAGAACGCAAGCACAATGCAAGTCTCAAAGACAAACCTGTGCTTGTGGGCGGGACGGGCGACCGGGGTGTAGTGGCAGCATGCAGCTATGAAACGCGCAGATTTGGCGTACACTCGGGCATGTCCATGAAAATGGCGCGTGTGCTCTGTCCCGAGGCTACGGTCATCCGGGGAGATGCAGGTACTTATTCCCAGGAGTCAAAGGTGATTTCAGAGATCATACAGGAGGCGGTGCCGGTATTCGAAAAAGCCAGTATCGACGAGTTTTATGCCGACCTGACGGGAATGGACAAGTTTTACAGCAGCTACAAAATGGCGACGGAGCTGCGGGCGAAGATCAAAAACGAAAGCGGCCTGCCCATTTCGTTCGGGCTTTCGACCAGCAAAGTTGTTTCAAAAGTCGCGACAGGCGAAGCCAAACCGGACAATCACCGGCAAGTGGGTGTGGGAGAAGAAAAATCATTTCTGGCGCCCATGCTCATCCGGAAGATACCGATGGTAGGTGATAAAACCGACAAGATCCTGTACAATATGGGCGTAAAATACGTACGGACAATTCAGGATATGCCGGTGGAAATGCTGACGGAAGTGCTCGGAAAAAACGGGACTTTGCTCTGGAACCGGGCCAATGGTTTCGACAACTCCCCTATCATTCCGTTTCATGAACGCAAGTCAATATCCAATGAGCGCACTTTTGGCAAGGATACCGGCGATGTGAAAAGAATGCGCGAAATGATCCGTGCGATGGCTGAAAATCTGGCTTATCAGCTGCGGAATGGCAATAAGCTTACTTCCTGTGTATCCGTCAAGATCCGGTACTCGGATTTTAACACCTTTTCCCGCCAGTTGAAAATACCGTACACATCAGCGGATCACATGCTTATTCCCCAAACCGAGCGCCTGTTTGAACAACTTTACAACCGCAGGATGATGGTACGGCTCGTGGGTGTCAGTTTCAGCGATCTGGTGACCGGCAATTACCAAATCAACCTGTTTGATGATACTGCCGAGCTGATGAACCTTTACCAGGCCATGGATCATATCCGCAACAAATACGGCACCGACAAGCGTGGCAACTCCATTCTGAGCTGGGGTACCACGATTGATATCCCCAATATTGCCAGCATTGGAAACCCTTTCAATGGAGAGCCGCCTGTTGTTCCCGCGCACCGCAATACTTAG